The genomic segment TGTTCACAGCTTGTGGAGAAACGTTTGGCTGTGTGATGTTTGCCCTGCTTGCTTAGTGCATCGCCCTTGGAGTCTCAGAGCTGTGGTGGCGGATAACCACCGTTAGGTTAAGAAGAGAAGCAAAGGACAAGGTAGAGGTTGAAAAGACACCCAAAGTGCAAGTTTACTCCAAATTTTCCAACTGACAAAGAAAGGTTGACTCGGTCGGGAGGCGGAACCACTAGCAAAGCCCAAAAACCTCCCACCCAGCGCCTTTGGCCCATTGGCCCGATAACAAAACGCCCGTCGGGCGTCTGTGGCTTGGCGATGGCGCTTCTTAACCTCCTGAGATTGGAGGAGAAGAACGATGCCTCCAGCCccaaccaaaataaaaaagaaataaaaagaagacaCTAGACAGCATCCACGTAGCAACATAGTATTGTAGCAGCCAAATGGGCATCCATCACGTTGTGTTTTGAGATGCATAGAACTCCGCCCAGCCGGGCCAGGTCGTAAATctcgcttgttttttttctttttttttacaggaacaCGATGAGAAACATGCAACAACAATGACGACACATCATTAAATCTGGTTGCTACCTGCTTTTCCCGCGACATTCCAGATCAACATTTAAGTCATTTACAATCTTCCATGAATGAACAAAGAGGGAATCTgtcccagaatttgtgtttttttttttaaccttattttcCCCGATTATGAGTCGCCCTTTTTTCCGAGTTTGACAAGTGTGGCTTATATTAGTGTCttgcattgcttttttttcaggctAAAGTTACCCCCAAAAATAGTTCATATGTCTCCTTGGgttgtgcgacttatagtcggAAAATAATGGTGTACTTTGTTGGACACAGAACAGAAGAATCGCGTCATTGTGGAcaacaggggtgtccaaacgtTTTGATTTTAAGAGGGTTGCATTCAAAAAACAATCAAGGATAAGAGCGCCATCTTGAAATCTTTTCACTTCCATTTGTTAAAATCAGATTGTAAGCATTAACTTGTTTTCCATCATCATTTGCTGAGGACCAATCAAAAGCAGGCAGTTTGGACACTCCTGGGACAGACAGACTCTTCTGTACATATTGACATCCAATCGATTGGCCTTTGTACGTATTTGAggcataaaaacacaaacgccaaGAAGACGGGATCGTGGTCCATGTTTGACTACGTTAACAATAGCGCCTTTGCGGGTGGGATGCCAGAAAGGGAGAAGGCTGGATGCCCTttgtctctttctctttctttctcttttttaagacattttttgcaAAAGAAAGTATGAGGTCCACTGGTGAAAAGAATTCCCACGGGTTAACGAGAGCGTGTTCATCTGTTGTGGCGGCCACCGGAAAGAGACGCTGCTGCAATGGCTTCAGATCTGCGCTGGACCCTTTCCAGGGGCGGAGCTACCAAACGTAGCCCATCTCCTCATCCTTGTCGtcttcctcgtcctcctcctcctcctcgtcgtcgtcatccTGGCTGATTTCGCGCGGGTGGATTCGACCCCGTCTCTTCTTCTGCCAGGCTTGGTCCTCTTTGTCGTCCAGGAGGAGGACCACCGCCCCGCcctcgccgtcgccgccgctgCCCAAATCCCCCGACGTCTCCTGCTCTTCACCTGAAAGTGCAAAATTAGGGCGAGCGAATAGCACGGCCCCAAAATGGAATCGGAAAACACTGGCGTTGGTGCTCTCACTGCAATTGGGGTTGCCTTGCTTCCTGGAGCCGGCGATCTCGTTGCCGTACTTGTCCACGCACCAACACTGTCCGGTACTGCCGTGACACTGCGTGGCTTTAAAGTAGCCGTCCTCGGCGCAGCGGGGAACGTAGGAACCTGCGAACGGAACGGATGCCTTTCTTTACGCAACGGAAAGAAATCAGCCGATCGACGTGAACGCTCTTTTATTGGAGAGGGAGCTGGGCAGGCAATTACTGTCCACGGGCTGGCGAGACAATAGTCATACATCCTGCATAATGGCGGGCAGGCACGTtccataaaacacacacacacacacacacaacctcaCTGCAGACATCAGCACAAACACACCAAACAAACAGCAGGCCAGACTCATTTTTCAAGCAGTGTTGTTAGCGACGCTGGACCAGATGGCACCAAATGAAAACCCTTCTCGGGGGAACTTAGTGGGAAAGCACCAAAATGCTAACTCCGATGCCCAACGGTTCCCCTCTAAAGGGAAAGGAAAAAAGCCGTCAATCCAACCCACCTATCAGGCTCTTTCTTCGCCCGGGATTCTGGATCTTGCTCTTCTCAGCTCGGCAAGGCGAGCCTGTGTGTGGTGACAAAAGGCAAAATGGAGCCCCGCCCCTAAAATGGTCAAATCCGGCGTGTGTGTTCTCACCCTCGGGCTTCTGAAAGCAGTAGCACCACTCGTTGTTGGACAGCTTGCCGTCCTTGAAGGAGTCGCAGGAGTCGAAGAGCGGCTCGGTGCACAGCTCGTACTTGTCCGTGTAGATGGCGCTCAGCTCCGACGGGTCCAGCAGCAGGTCAAAGTTCACGTCCAGTTTGTTGAACATCCATCCCAGGGAGTCTTTGCAGATGGGCAGGATGCTGGTGTCAAAATCTGAAAAGCCCACGGCACTCGGATGAGCATCTGTGCCCCCCGGGTTCGCCCCCGTGCTCTTTTTCATCTCTTCAGACACATCAACGGTGGCAGGCCGCCGCTGGCGACATCGGGAGTGTCTCCAGTGAGGAGCAAAAAGCTTTTCGCCGAGATACTACTCACGTCCGGCGGCAGAGACGGAGACATCGCTGGATTTGAGATCTCTGTTGGCGTCCAAGTGTAGAACTCCGAACCAGTCTTTCAGTCTGGCGGCCAGACTGCGCAGTTGCGTGTCCGTGCaggctggggggaaaaaaacacgcaATATATGTTATGTATACGGTTTTCTAAAAAGGACGGTTATCGTTTTTGTATGTTAGGACATCATGTCAATGGACTTGTCCGTTTTCTATCAACCTATGGAATTCCATACGCCCGTTTCCTCACCCCCGCCTACACGTTTGTGGCTTTGATATTCCGTTCCTTTTGCTGGCCCAaatggccgggctgtccagctCTCTCCTCCCCGCAACCCCTGAGATAAGTGCTTGTGCGTGTGCCTTTGATATCCACTCAGACTGCCCTCCAGCTCCCCTTCACTTTTTCATCTTTGTGACTGGATGTGGAGCTCTGCAGCCTTCTGCACTTTTGCTCCACCTCATCCCCGTTTTGCTCCTCTCATCTCTGGCTCTGATCGCAATCGCTAGCGTGAGAGCCGCCACGGGGACGAAGGAAAAGGGGACACGTCACGGATTCTCACGTGGGCCTGCAGACTGGTGACATCCTTACTCGTACATATTCGACCCGGGTGACGGTTGAAGAGAACGTACCGCAGCTAAAAAGAGTAGCTCACTCACAAGGATGACCTTCAGACAGACACCGGCAAAGACAATGGTCCGCCAAACGGGTTACGAGACGGCTCGGCTTAAAGAGATAGGGAGGGCGGTGGCTATGTGGGATGAGGTTTGCCCTTTATCTGGCCACTGGGTTACGATAAGCATCTCTTCTGACGCACCCACTTTCCAGATGCGCCAGCTACTCCGACACTGGCCATTTATCAGTAAAATGGAAACGCGAGGGAGTCACTAACGGGGTAGAAGGTGTCTCCTTCCCCAGGGTCAGCTGCTAAATAGCTTCTTTTTAGTTGCCGTGGGTGATTCTCGTTGCCGAATAGGAACTTTGACTGGGCTCGTACACTATGAGAcactttttagaaaaaaatcctatctCGAGTGCCACTTTACCGTATTGATTCATCCATAAAATACGTACAAAAAGAGATAGAAAATGAAAACTACTATAATAGGTCAATCATTTCTAAAATCAAATTTGAGTAGCACCGCATTGTTTGTATACCAGCTTTAGTCTAGTCTATTTTCCCGTTGACTTGTTAATGAATAAAGCATTTCTATTAGTATTTTGCGACCCACTCCCGACTATAAAACCGCCGGAGAGCATTTGTTGTGAATACAAAAGTGCACTTAAAGCGTGTGTCTCCATGTTTACCGATAGCAAAGTTCAAAATGCTGAGTCTCATCGTCGGGACGCAATCTGGCAGACACTCGAACGCGCGCACCTTTAGCGCCGACTCCATCTGTTTGCTGTTCTGTGCCGCTGATCTGATGCGAGATGCTATCGGGTCGGGAGacgcgacacacacacacacacaaacgtggGCGACATTTATATTGCCAGAGTCAGCGAGAAatcaaaaaatgtgacattggaATGCGAGGCATTAGAGAGGAGCGCATTTAAAAAGGAACCTTATTGGGTAGAGACCCAGACAAGTTCATAAATTCTTGCAAGCCGCAAGTACATATACAACGAAGCATGCGTCCCAAAAGCAAAAGTCCAATGAAAAGTCAGGCCATAATTCTCCCCGAGTGTGAGGGATGAAAAGAATCCTCCTCTTTCCCATCATGCCGCAAAGAGAAGGGAGGAATATTtgccaccaccaccatccatcCTCCTTTTGTCCTGCACCACTTTGGATTGCATTTTTCTCTCCCAATTTCTCCATCTATCAGcacaaaaaatcctattttggtGACGAACAACGAGACGCGCCAACTCACTCCATCAGCGCTCGCCGCGGCTGTCGGGGAAACAACGGAAGGCggaaaaataagaaagaaaagaaataggGGGAAGGAGAATCGCTGGATGTGGGGAGGGATCGGCGCTGATTTGGTTGGAGGTGGAAAAGTCAAAAATGGCAGCTTGAGCTCCCAAATTGCTGGGAAGAATAGATCAACTGTAAAGTCAAGCTCCACTTTTGCCCGCCTGGCTATTCCGAGGCATCCAAATCCCGAGCAAACTTTGAAAAAGAAGAAGTGGGCTCACCCGTCTTGGCATTTTTCAACGTGTTGGCACTGGGCACTCGTCCGGGCAAACACGGACATTGGCCTTGGCATTTTGCAGAGATGACCTTCCCGGCCAGGCAGCCCTGGAACTCCATCTTGCACTGTACCACAATCAAAACAAGCAAAGGTTATAAGGTCAAGGAAATAAAAGATATCGATTGGCAGGCTCGAATGAGCCTGGTCTGAATGATTCTGGCCTGCCGATAATAAATACACGGTACTTTGCTTTGCTGGTGAGTCGTGCTTCTTTGGAAATGGGCCTTTATTGGCATTTGTTGATGAACAAAGCCACAATTCTCTGTACCTGCCGTGGAGATATTGAATGAGATGTCCGGAGAGAGCAGCCACAGTGAGCCGGGGAGTCCGGGAAATGGACGCCTAACCTCGTGAATCTCTCTTGACTTGTCACTCTCCGGGGGTTAATGTGCTTTTAATGAAACTATGTTTTAACGGCGTCACAGTCAGAGGAGGGAAAAAGAAGACCAGACTAAGAATGAACGGGGGCTGGTCCCCAAGAGATCCTCTCTCTTCCTAATAGGTTAGCGTGAGCCCGCTTCATCTAATGAGAGGAACGTCTCGCGTAATAACGCGGCGTGGCTGGCTGCCAAGAAAATGTGCAAATAGCCCTGAAATCCTTCTAGTAGAATTAGAGCGCCACCTTAATTCCGCTCCTCCATTTCTTGTGACTTTTTGCCGATAAGACCGGAAGAGAGAGCGGGAAAGGTTAGGGTAGGGGCCGAGGTGGCTCAGTCCGGTAGGAATAGTAGGGAATCCCTATTTAGAATCTGAACTGTCCCTCTCTTAACGACTGTGTTTACCTCTTTGGAAAATGCCATTGACTGGGGAAAACAAGTATTCAAAATTCtatgtcaatggcagggaaagGGGATGTTGTCCTTCTGGATTTTCTAGATTTAATGTCATAATTTGCCAATTTTACCTTGGACGAGTAGGTGTGTCCGTCGGAGCCGCACACGGGATGAGAACGGGGCGCCGAACACAGTCTGCAGTTCTGGTGAGGCGAGCCTTGGAGCTTCCGCTTGTGGCCGGCCCAGCCGCCTTTCCGTCCTCGCACGCTACGTGAAAGGGAAAGTCTGTCACAAACAGAATCGATAACCATTGGCAAATTTTCCCAAATTATAGAGCGGAATGCATTTCAACTTGTCAAAGTCAAAGCCAATCAAATGTATTCCCCATTAAGAAGGTCTGAATCCAAATCCTCAACGCCACGCATCAAGTGACAAAGTTATTATTGAAGCAGAAACGATGATACGAGACGCTGGCCAAAACAATTTCAAGCGAGCTCAAATTATTTTACGGTCGGCGGCTTAAGTGAGCGATGCGTCGGCAAACTCCCGATTGCCTCGGAATCATTGGACGCGTTAAGCGCTAAATTGGATGTGTTCGTCGTCCAATATGAGCTGGGAAGAATACAAAGCCATTGATTTGGAAGCTAATGACTTACACGTTAATGAGGAATCCATTAAAGgtgctgacaaaaaaaatgagcaaaagaaAGACAGACTTTCAGCAGGCGTTCCCATGGAACATTTGGGAGGAAAAAGGGAGCGAATTGGAAGCATTGCCAGCTTGAAAGCACAAACAAATTAGAGGCGATTGAGCCTTGACTGAGTACGCGCTCCACAAATAAGGCCATTGTTTGACAGGAATTAATTGCTCTCGCCAACGTGTTGAAAGCGCTTGGTTTTGCGTGCAGGGTCACGCTTTCTGGCCGGTCTCGCCCCACCCCGAATGCCGGCTAACGCTGGCTTACCTGTGATTTGCCTGCTTGCGATTGGTGCAAAGGGCCGTTTGGTCGTCGTGGCTGACGCACACCTTGTGAGGGGGGCAGCGCACTTTAAGGCACGGATCCTTGGTGCTGTCCCAACCTAGGAAACAAAGTCAGGGGGTCTTTGAGGGAGGCCAGCTACAATTGGGACAAAATCTTTTGACTAATCCCATCTCTTGTGCCAAAACAAAACTGGAAATCTCTATTTACCACATTTTGACACAAACGGCAGAAGATTGAAGGTGAAAGAAATGAGAAATGATTTTGTCGAGAGCCACTTTCAACCCAAAGAACTAAATTTGTTTTGTTACTTCCAAATGGCTTATTGAGTAAATCCCGCCCAAGTCCTTGACATTAGTGCTGGCGTGATATAAAAACGAGTGTCCTTGTCTTCATTAGGTGGATAATGGCTTGCATTTGTGGCCCATCTGGCAAATGATGAGATCAAACTATAAACTGACCCCATCCCACAATGCACTTGTGTTTACAAGCCACTTTATCAGCATTACAGCCAAATACGCCGGCGTGATTATGATGTTTGGATTCTCTGTGAAAATTGCAATGCCGAAAAAAAGCATTGACTGTCAAAACTGATTTgagaacagttttttttgcgtGAACTCCACTAAGCAAGTCACTACGGCTCTACTTCTTATCTTTACCAGAATGCGACGCAAAGAAGACATTTGGAAAGGCTGGGTATTCCTCGACGTATCATGATACGCCGCCCTCCCCTCGCGATAGGCCGCCGTATCGCGCCGCCTTTCCATCAGCGGGTTATTTGGAAATGTCCTCACCTCCATCTATCAGTGGCGGGGAAAAAGCCATCTTATTTCACTTCACTCCAAAATGACTTTATCGCCGCGGGGGAGTGACGGACGAGTGTAGCCAAGAGGGCGACGCGTTAAGAGGATGAAAAGGCGCAGAGATGGGCGGAGCTGGGCTCCGGCTAGAACAGACGACTGGAGGACAATTAGGGATGACGAGTCTGTGACCTCCGTTTCCAAGCCCGTTTGAAATAAAGACAAAGCGGCGCAAATGAAGGATTTGATCTCAGTCTGACATCATAAACTCTGACAAATGAGATATGCTGCCCGAGACATCAAAATGTGGAGTTAATTAAGCAGCGAAACATTTTTGGCTCTTCTACTTTACGCAGTCATCATGAGATAGGCTGTACTATAAAGTAGTGGCAGCCATTTTTTGACTTATCGTATGTCTTATAtgtttttgtcttgtcttgttTCGGGGATTAttcctggatttttttgtggatgGACCCACAATTGTAACAGCTTTTTTTAGTCAGTCACTGatagttttgggttttttttagggtaagGGTTCTGGTTTTTTTGGCTTCTTTTTCTGTACTTGTCCTTGCGATGGATGGAGTGACCTTTAAATGAATGCAACACTTCAAAAAAGCCAGCCAAACTCATCCCACAATTACCAGCGGCCGTTAATTCCGCCGAAAGCTGGAGTCACTCGGCTTGTTTGACTTCTTAAAGAGGCCCAAAGAAAAGCCGAGCGTGTCAGGCTTGATAAAATGTGGCCGCGTCCCTTAGGAGGCCCCGATGGAGAGAGACTATTGATTGGAACGCGGGCTTTAATAAAAGAGGCCGCATTGCTGAAAAGAGCCGTCAGACACCAAAAGGTGACCTCAGATGCATTGCCACACAGCTGGACTTGGACCAGGTGCAGTATTTTAAACGGGGAGTGCATGTTTACTCCCGCTCCCAGAGAAACAGAGTCCAAAAGTCAATGCCATTCTGTCCCATTGCTGCAGAATGAGCTCTTTCCTGATCTactgtcctcttttttttctttaaccaccAAACAAGAAGTTCAACAAGCATCCCCAAAGGACAAATTCTGTCCATGGCTCAAAACACCAGGCTCGTTGTCGTCCCTGACTAATTAAAAAGCTTTCTTCTGGGGGTGCTACAGTGGGAAACAAGACAAACAGATGATGAGGAGCTAAAAGCGCCTCCACCTACAGTCGATACTCCTCGGGGTTTCGCCATTTGGCCCGTGAAAAGCAGTCAAGCAAAGGATGATGGAGAGATGAAAACATGGACCGGGAGGCGGGGGGGcctctgggggggggggggggggggcggaacTGCTTCACCGGGCGGAAAATTCATGATTGAAAACACAGTCGTAACATTGTGCGTGTTGAGCCAAGACAACGTGGACGCCGCGTCATTTTTAGTTATCACGCCGTGTGTTCTGCGTGATCCGGTTCTACCCACACCCGTGAAACCCATTCTTTTCAAGGAGTCCATCTCTGAGGTTTTATCAGAACCTCATTAAAATAGCATCCTAATGGCGATTCAAACAGGGAAAAGGGGGGCGTGGaatgttatgacaaaaatgCAAACAGTTTCTCAAGTTTGGTTTGAATTACACTTCATTTAACCCTTAATTGAAGagaatgtcaccaaaagttctTTTGAGGACAAACAATATCGTCCAATGGGCGGCCGTATATTAAGGTGTCTCTAAAAAGGTCTCCGTCCAATCTTTGCCAAATTGATCCGTGTGCTATTTGTATTGCGGGCATATGGAACAATCCATCTGGCGTGTCACACTCGGCTGGGCTGCGCTTCACTCGAAATATTCATCATCACCGCGCTACAAATATAAACGTAAATAACCACATACAATATGGGGGAAGTGGCTGCTTGTATGGGGGTGGCAATTTGTTGCTGGCAGccatgtatttacttttttttaggagCCGTAAAGAAAGAATTTCAAGTGTTTGAAGGCATCTTCAAAGCGGAGGAGCGTGGAGGATTCATTTCAGGTGCAACTTGTTATGGTCACGCTTTACGTACACTTTACAAATCAGCTTTTATTTCAATTTCCCTTGCCAGCCATAAATGGAGCAGCATTTCCATGATTGGCTAGCTCGGACAAAAGAAATGTAAAGGTTTGCTCCACACAAAATATGTTTCATCCATTACTCTCagtagaaaaagtttgcctttcttcttcttctgcttttatatttatcctttcaatgtttttctctatttttttaaacacatcaaAGTGTGCCCAAGAGTAAATAGGTAAGAACGGGAATTTGCTTCCATCTTTCTTTTCTTATTATCTAGTAAGTTATGATTGCTCACAAAGGatctccccccccaaaaatatgtgtGAGCCCTCAGATGTAATAATGTGATAAAGAAAAACTCTTCTAATACATGTTGCTATTCACTAGAGTGCCCTCACTATTTGGAAACCACTCAAATATCAACAGGCTTTCCTACTCTGCAATTGATACACATGTACTTTGGACTTTTGCAAAGGAATGTTATTACATCAGGTCTGATTAGTCTTTGTTACTATGCAGATGAAATAAGAGTATTTAGTCAGAGGCAATGCTTTCTCTTGtggatttcttcttcttctatgaGCTCTTGATACTAAGATTAggctgtgtttacatgcagcTCCTCTCGTGCTCAATTATATCCAAAcacatcattgttttttttttttttaccaattaccCATTCGTTAGTACGTATAATACAAGGCGTACAATTAAATTGTGATTTGGTTCGGCTTTGCCAAGTCTTTTGTTCGTTAAGCCGCCGTCTTGCATGGAAATAGGTCTCGTAGGATATCACTCCGGATAAAACTTAGTCCAAtacagaagaaaaagaaaaacagcactAGCAATTGAATGAACATTGCTCAatatcagtttaaaaaaaattcatatgaAGAGCATCAAAAGAACCACCACATTCCTTCTATCTCAACCCAATGTTTCCATAGTTTAATTTTCCCTTCTCTGGACGACATCAGCCTCATTCATTTCACTCCCACGCAATCTCTACACGTGGACATGTGTACGTCTTGGTCTCATGGGGGCATCACAAAATCAAAAAGATTAGAACTGACAAGCGGTCCAGGGGGTAGATTTAACCCTGATCAAATGAGTGCAGACGTTGAGTGTTTTCCCACTACTCCAACCATGTTAGCGTAAGCCTGAAAATAGCAGCGTGTTCCTGGAGGGAAGTGCTTTGATAATTGCACGCGCATTAGCCACGCACGCTTCTATTTTGGGGAGAGCTGCCTTATCTGCTGCCCGTGCCACGCTGACGTAACGGCGCCAGAGTCGAGatcgaaagagagagagagagagagagacggatacTGGTCGACACATACATACAAcatcaaaaaaatggaaataggtTACAAATTCATCACGTTTCTGAAAAACTCACCATCCCGTGGAGCCTTCTTTGCAGGACTCGTATGGGTTTTGCTACCCGGGTGTCCATATCGTCCAGGCTTGGTCGCTCCctctaaaagaaaaatacatacatacggAGATATAATAAAAGTCAAGGTAGCCAAAGTCAAGATCATATCTGCCAAGCAATTCATTCACGGCAAACACAGGTTtttttatttgggaaatgtGGCCATGAATCCTACAAGCAAGGCACACTATCTTACTCAGGCTTTAGTATTTTCCACTCATTGAAAATAGATTCTATCAATAAATAGTATATTTTCACATGGATTCATGTTCCCTTTGTTTATCTGCTGTGGTTTGTGGTCTTTGGTCAATGACCACAATcataaaaaatctgaaaaattccACCCCGATTTGTAATTGCAACACAAAAGCATCCAGATGGTTTCAGATGGACATAAATAAATCCAAACGCTTGTTGTAATGCGGTCAATTAAAGTGCATCTGTGCCAGAAGGCCTTTCCAAGAGCAACACAACATTTATGGAAGTGTTGCTACCGGCGTAACAATTGcaaaacctccatttttttttaaaaggcttttttttcatttcaagatGCAAATTCTAATTGTTCTTTGAAACAAAACGGGCTCATTTGGACGCTTGAAAGAGTTTGCAGTCACTTATgctaaagtggaaaacaaaaacCTTTGTTGCGTGCACGGAGAAAAGTTCATATTTGGTTATTCAACTATCATGTTAACAACTGAGCAGAATGACAATAAGGGTTAATGACCTTGCTTGAACTTTTGTAATGTTTTGAAAGCATTCCGTTTGTCTCTATTGTACCCTGAAGAAGTGGTCTGGGCGCCATTTTGACTCCCCTGTGCCGTTCTGCACGGCTTGCGATAATGGCCAGTCGGCCGGCAGCTTGTTTTTCCATTCCTCCCTTTGACACTCGTTCCTGGAGAACGCGTCGCAATCACAACCTCCCAAATCTGTTGGGCGAGCTGATATGAAAAGACGGCGTGGCTCGGAATACTGATTTGGCCATTTGTCGGCTTCACGACGCTATCTTCTGCCAAGGACTCTTCTCGCGAACCTCTCGTCCACGCCGACGGCATCGGGGAAAAAATCTACGCGGATTGAGGAGAAAAGATGTCGCTTTTTGCATGCTTTGGACCATCATTTGTCACCATAGGGTTGCAATGTGGCATTTTTCCAGTGCAATTAAAGCAGAtgtcttttgtcctttttggcCTCCAACAGAGTGTTCAATTCCTAATTTTAAGTCATCAAGTGGTGTGTTTCTCTACTTGTGAAAAATCCTAATTAGGAAACCACTTGTGGAGCAAATTAATTTCTTACAGCGCtgtatctttctttttttcctccctcggtAGACTTTTCACATTGTTAACACACCTGATCCACTCgccgtcatggaaacagcaaagAATCCATCTCTAATTTGCTTTGGCAGTCCGACTGAACTGTGTCACATTCAAGTAGAAATTGGGATA from the Stigmatopora nigra isolate UIUO_SnigA chromosome 14, RoL_Snig_1.1, whole genome shotgun sequence genome contains:
- the spock1 gene encoding testican-1 isoform X2 — translated: MPRMLFSLLPVVALMLSAESAVSGTSIGTAADNDDIDRRATPAGQQHSKDRSWNRYRDDDYLKSWAPARSPDQEGATKPGRYGHPGSKTHTSPAKKAPRDGWDSTKDPCLKVRCPPHKVCVSHDDQTALCTNRKQANHSVRGRKGGWAGHKRKLQGSPHQNCRLCSAPRSHPVCGSDGHTYSSKCKMEFQGCLAGKVISAKCQGQCPCLPGRVPSANTLKNAKTACTDTQLRSLAARLKDWFGVLHLDANRDLKSSDVSVSAAGHFDTSILPICKDSLGWMFNKLDVNFDLLLDPSELSAIYTDKYELCTEPLFDSCDSFKDGKLSNNEWCYCFQKPEGSPCRAEKSKIQNPGRRKSLIGSYVPRCAEDGYFKATQCHGSTGQCWCVDKYGNEIAGSRKQGNPNCSEEQETSGDLGSGGDGEGGAVVLLLDDKEDQAWQKKRRGRIHPREISQDDDDEEEEEDEEDDKDEEMGYVW
- the spock1 gene encoding testican-1 isoform X1, coding for MPRMLFSLLPVVALMLSAESAVSGTSIGTAADNDDIDRRATPAGQQHSKDRSWNRYRDDDYLKSWAPARSPDQEGATKPGRYGHPGSKTHTSPAKKAPRDGWDSTKDPCLKVRCPPHKVCVSHDDQTALCTNRKQANHRLSLSRSVRGRKGGWAGHKRKLQGSPHQNCRLCSAPRSHPVCGSDGHTYSSKCKMEFQGCLAGKVISAKCQGQCPCLPGRVPSANTLKNAKTACTDTQLRSLAARLKDWFGVLHLDANRDLKSSDVSVSAAGHFDTSILPICKDSLGWMFNKLDVNFDLLLDPSELSAIYTDKYELCTEPLFDSCDSFKDGKLSNNEWCYCFQKPEGSPCRAEKSKIQNPGRRKSLIGSYVPRCAEDGYFKATQCHGSTGQCWCVDKYGNEIAGSRKQGNPNCSEEQETSGDLGSGGDGEGGAVVLLLDDKEDQAWQKKRRGRIHPREISQDDDDEEEEEDEEDDKDEEMGYVW